The following proteins are encoded in a genomic region of Nymphalis io chromosome 8, ilAglIoxx1.1, whole genome shotgun sequence:
- the LOC126770253 gene encoding uncharacterized protein LOC126770253 isoform X1, translated as MEGTELGGDQQFCLRWNNFQANITSQFEALRDDEDFVDVTLACEGHRLEAHKVVLSACSPYFKELFKNNPCPHPIIFMRDCEVSHVRALLQFMYVGQVNIAQAQLSAFLRTADALQIRGLTDCSQHNDKKVNRKSPPSQLRNLLSAKPSHSTSSSKAASQNVESTSADDPEKNASRRSEINSPDAARNNLNEEASFQTSSQTRPNNDDFNQTCNYPTLRVKTDLEATEINTEENDILMDPGDYKEGVDTCQEFSATDLLEPKMEVLEQEASDEERSSFQPMYYNENNTLANPFATLQGNIDLMAGMNAELRDENSEGVVVSPGAGRWDGRRNRPVPDAVWLEQHRRALPFVLKRENERGAPAPRLIKLGEGVEIREELLRGVKWGDYRKVTRGLAAALFSPMELATCSVTGQRWSRAGQEARPTKPPLDRRRVHALISYVSRHFPDVEVSRIKQVLAYKCKENCAALRMRTARLSNCFSESSNYMLSAAARPAADDAPPAPPAPAPPPARAAYAPFEGAKGGGGAAGEEGEAPH; from the exons ATGGAAGGTACAGAACTGGGTGGCGACCAGCAATTCTGTTTGAGATGGAACAATTTTCAAGCAAATATAACTTCTCAATTCGAGGCACTGCGCGATGATGAGGACTTCGTGGATGTCACCCTGGCATGCGAGGGACACAGGCTCGAAGCCCACAAAGTGGTTCTTTCGGCATGTAGTCCTTATTTCAaggaattatttaaa AACAATCCATGTCCTCACCCAATAATATTTATGCGCGATTGTGAAGTGTCACATGTTCGTGCTCTTCTTCAGTTTATGTACGTGGGCCAGGTGAATATAGCGCAGGCGCAGCTCAGCGCGTTCTTACGCACCGCAGATGCGCTTCAGATACGCGGCCTCACTGATTGTTCACAACACAACGATAAA AAAGTGAATCGTAAGTCTCCACCTTCCCAACTACGTAATTTGCTCAGCGCCAAGCCGTCACATTCTACCTCCTCCTCCAAAGCCGCAAGCCAAAATGTGGAATCGACGTCTGCCGATGACCCCGAGAAGAATGCAAGTCGCCGTTCTGAGATAAATTCTCCCGATGCTGCCAGAAATAATCTCAACGAAGAAGCTTCCTTTCAAACTTCTAGTCAAACGAGGCCTAATAATGACGACTTTAACCAAACCTGTAACTACCCTACGTTGAGGGTGAAAACTGATCTCGAAGCAACTGAAATTAACACAGAAGAAAATGACATTCTTATGGATCCCGGAGATTATAAGGAAGGAGTGGACACGTGCCAAGAGTTCAGCGCGACCGACTTGCTCGAACCAAAAATGGAGGTCCTCGAGCAAGAAGCCAGCGACGAGGAACGTTCCAGTTTTCAGCCTATGTATTACAATGAAAACAACACTCTGGCGAATCCTTTCGCCACCTTACAAG GTAACATCGATCTCATGGCCGGAATGAACGCGGAGCTGCGAGACGAGAATTCGGAAG GTGTTGTGGTGTCGCCAGGTGCGGGTCGGTGGGACGGGCGACGGAACCGGCCGGTGCCGGACGCGGTGTGGCTCGAGCAGCATCGTCGCGCGCTGCCCTTCGTGCTCAAGCGCGAGAACGAGCGCGGCGCGCCCGCTCCTAGACTT ATAAAGCTGGGGGAGGGCGTGGAGATCCGCGAGGAGCTGCTGCGCGGCGTGAAGTGGGGGGACTACCGCAAGGTCACACGCGGGCTGGCCGCGGCGCTGTTCTCGCCCATGGAGCTGGCCACGTGCTCCGTGACGGGGCAGCGCTGGTCGCGCGCGGGGCAGGAGGCGCGGCCCACCAAGCCGCCGCTCGACCGCCGTCGCGTGCACGCGCTCATCTCCTACGTCAGCCGGCACTTCCCCGACGTCGAGGTCAGCCGCATCAAGCAGGTGCTCGCCTACAAGTGCAAGGAGAACTGCGCCGCGCTGCGCATGAGGACCGCCAG GCTGTCGAACTGTTTCAGCGAGTCGAGCAACTACATGCTGAGTGCCGCGGCGCGCCCCGCCGCCGACgacgcgccccccgcgccccccgcgcccgcgccgccgcccgcgcgcgccgcctACGCGCCCTT CGAGGGTGCGAAGGGGGGCGGCGGGGCGGCGGGCGAGGAGGGCGAGGCGCCGCACTGA
- the LOC126770253 gene encoding uncharacterized protein LOC126770253 isoform X2 translates to MEGTELGGDQQFCLRWNNFQANITSQFEALRDDEDFVDVTLACEGHRLEAHKVVLSACSPYFKELFKNNPCPHPIIFMRDCEVSHVRALLQFMYVGQVNIAQAQLSAFLRTADALQIRGLTDCSQHNDKKVNRKSPPSQLRNLLSAKPSHSTSSSKAASQNVESTSADDPEKNASRRSEINSPDAARNNLNEEASFQTSSQTRPNNDDFNQTCNYPTLRVKTDLEATEINTEENDILMDPGDYKEGVDTCQEFSATDLLEPKMEVLEQEASDEERSSFQPMYYNENNTLANPFATLQGNIDLMAGMNAELRDENSEGAGRWDGRRNRPVPDAVWLEQHRRALPFVLKRENERGAPAPRLIKLGEGVEIREELLRGVKWGDYRKVTRGLAAALFSPMELATCSVTGQRWSRAGQEARPTKPPLDRRRVHALISYVSRHFPDVEVSRIKQVLAYKCKENCAALRMRTARLSNCFSESSNYMLSAAARPAADDAPPAPPAPAPPPARAAYAPFEGAKGGGGAAGEEGEAPH, encoded by the exons ATGGAAGGTACAGAACTGGGTGGCGACCAGCAATTCTGTTTGAGATGGAACAATTTTCAAGCAAATATAACTTCTCAATTCGAGGCACTGCGCGATGATGAGGACTTCGTGGATGTCACCCTGGCATGCGAGGGACACAGGCTCGAAGCCCACAAAGTGGTTCTTTCGGCATGTAGTCCTTATTTCAaggaattatttaaa AACAATCCATGTCCTCACCCAATAATATTTATGCGCGATTGTGAAGTGTCACATGTTCGTGCTCTTCTTCAGTTTATGTACGTGGGCCAGGTGAATATAGCGCAGGCGCAGCTCAGCGCGTTCTTACGCACCGCAGATGCGCTTCAGATACGCGGCCTCACTGATTGTTCACAACACAACGATAAA AAAGTGAATCGTAAGTCTCCACCTTCCCAACTACGTAATTTGCTCAGCGCCAAGCCGTCACATTCTACCTCCTCCTCCAAAGCCGCAAGCCAAAATGTGGAATCGACGTCTGCCGATGACCCCGAGAAGAATGCAAGTCGCCGTTCTGAGATAAATTCTCCCGATGCTGCCAGAAATAATCTCAACGAAGAAGCTTCCTTTCAAACTTCTAGTCAAACGAGGCCTAATAATGACGACTTTAACCAAACCTGTAACTACCCTACGTTGAGGGTGAAAACTGATCTCGAAGCAACTGAAATTAACACAGAAGAAAATGACATTCTTATGGATCCCGGAGATTATAAGGAAGGAGTGGACACGTGCCAAGAGTTCAGCGCGACCGACTTGCTCGAACCAAAAATGGAGGTCCTCGAGCAAGAAGCCAGCGACGAGGAACGTTCCAGTTTTCAGCCTATGTATTACAATGAAAACAACACTCTGGCGAATCCTTTCGCCACCTTACAAG GTAACATCGATCTCATGGCCGGAATGAACGCGGAGCTGCGAGACGAGAATTCGGAAG GTGCGGGTCGGTGGGACGGGCGACGGAACCGGCCGGTGCCGGACGCGGTGTGGCTCGAGCAGCATCGTCGCGCGCTGCCCTTCGTGCTCAAGCGCGAGAACGAGCGCGGCGCGCCCGCTCCTAGACTT ATAAAGCTGGGGGAGGGCGTGGAGATCCGCGAGGAGCTGCTGCGCGGCGTGAAGTGGGGGGACTACCGCAAGGTCACACGCGGGCTGGCCGCGGCGCTGTTCTCGCCCATGGAGCTGGCCACGTGCTCCGTGACGGGGCAGCGCTGGTCGCGCGCGGGGCAGGAGGCGCGGCCCACCAAGCCGCCGCTCGACCGCCGTCGCGTGCACGCGCTCATCTCCTACGTCAGCCGGCACTTCCCCGACGTCGAGGTCAGCCGCATCAAGCAGGTGCTCGCCTACAAGTGCAAGGAGAACTGCGCCGCGCTGCGCATGAGGACCGCCAG GCTGTCGAACTGTTTCAGCGAGTCGAGCAACTACATGCTGAGTGCCGCGGCGCGCCCCGCCGCCGACgacgcgccccccgcgccccccgcgcccgcgccgccgcccgcgcgcgccgcctACGCGCCCTT CGAGGGTGCGAAGGGGGGCGGCGGGGCGGCGGGCGAGGAGGGCGAGGCGCCGCACTGA
- the LOC126770253 gene encoding uncharacterized protein LOC126770253 isoform X4, with protein sequence MEGTELGGDQQFCLRWNNFQANITSQFEALRDDEDFVDVTLACEGHRLEAHKVVLSACSPYFKELFKNNPCPHPIIFMRDCEVSHVRALLQFMYVGQVNIAQAQLSAFLRTADALQIRGLTDCSQHNDKKVNRKSPPSQLRNLLSAKPSHSTSSSKAASQNVESTSADDPEKNASRRSEINSPDAARNNLNEEASFQTSSQTRPNNDDFNQTCNYPTLRVKTDLEATEINTEENDILMDPGDYKEGVDTCQEFSATDLLEPKMEVLEQEASDEERSSFQPMYYNENNTLANPFATLQGNIDLMAGMNAELRDENSEGAGRWDGRRNRPVPDAVWLEQHRRALPFVLKRENERGAPAPRLIKLGEGVEIREELLRGVKWGDYRKVTRGLAAALFSPMELATCSVTGQRWSRAGQEARPTKPPLDRRRVHALISYVSRHFPDVEVSRIKQVLAYKCKENCAALRMRTASESSNYMLSAAARPAADDAPPAPPAPAPPPARAAYAPFEGAKGGGGAAGEEGEAPH encoded by the exons ATGGAAGGTACAGAACTGGGTGGCGACCAGCAATTCTGTTTGAGATGGAACAATTTTCAAGCAAATATAACTTCTCAATTCGAGGCACTGCGCGATGATGAGGACTTCGTGGATGTCACCCTGGCATGCGAGGGACACAGGCTCGAAGCCCACAAAGTGGTTCTTTCGGCATGTAGTCCTTATTTCAaggaattatttaaa AACAATCCATGTCCTCACCCAATAATATTTATGCGCGATTGTGAAGTGTCACATGTTCGTGCTCTTCTTCAGTTTATGTACGTGGGCCAGGTGAATATAGCGCAGGCGCAGCTCAGCGCGTTCTTACGCACCGCAGATGCGCTTCAGATACGCGGCCTCACTGATTGTTCACAACACAACGATAAA AAAGTGAATCGTAAGTCTCCACCTTCCCAACTACGTAATTTGCTCAGCGCCAAGCCGTCACATTCTACCTCCTCCTCCAAAGCCGCAAGCCAAAATGTGGAATCGACGTCTGCCGATGACCCCGAGAAGAATGCAAGTCGCCGTTCTGAGATAAATTCTCCCGATGCTGCCAGAAATAATCTCAACGAAGAAGCTTCCTTTCAAACTTCTAGTCAAACGAGGCCTAATAATGACGACTTTAACCAAACCTGTAACTACCCTACGTTGAGGGTGAAAACTGATCTCGAAGCAACTGAAATTAACACAGAAGAAAATGACATTCTTATGGATCCCGGAGATTATAAGGAAGGAGTGGACACGTGCCAAGAGTTCAGCGCGACCGACTTGCTCGAACCAAAAATGGAGGTCCTCGAGCAAGAAGCCAGCGACGAGGAACGTTCCAGTTTTCAGCCTATGTATTACAATGAAAACAACACTCTGGCGAATCCTTTCGCCACCTTACAAG GTAACATCGATCTCATGGCCGGAATGAACGCGGAGCTGCGAGACGAGAATTCGGAAG GTGCGGGTCGGTGGGACGGGCGACGGAACCGGCCGGTGCCGGACGCGGTGTGGCTCGAGCAGCATCGTCGCGCGCTGCCCTTCGTGCTCAAGCGCGAGAACGAGCGCGGCGCGCCCGCTCCTAGACTT ATAAAGCTGGGGGAGGGCGTGGAGATCCGCGAGGAGCTGCTGCGCGGCGTGAAGTGGGGGGACTACCGCAAGGTCACACGCGGGCTGGCCGCGGCGCTGTTCTCGCCCATGGAGCTGGCCACGTGCTCCGTGACGGGGCAGCGCTGGTCGCGCGCGGGGCAGGAGGCGCGGCCCACCAAGCCGCCGCTCGACCGCCGTCGCGTGCACGCGCTCATCTCCTACGTCAGCCGGCACTTCCCCGACGTCGAGGTCAGCCGCATCAAGCAGGTGCTCGCCTACAAGTGCAAGGAGAACTGCGCCGCGCTGCGCATGAGGACCGCCAG CGAGTCGAGCAACTACATGCTGAGTGCCGCGGCGCGCCCCGCCGCCGACgacgcgccccccgcgccccccgcgcccgcgccgccgcccgcgcgcgccgcctACGCGCCCTT CGAGGGTGCGAAGGGGGGCGGCGGGGCGGCGGGCGAGGAGGGCGAGGCGCCGCACTGA
- the LOC126770253 gene encoding uncharacterized protein LOC126770253 isoform X3, with protein sequence MEGTELGGDQQFCLRWNNFQANITSQFEALRDDEDFVDVTLACEGHRLEAHKVVLSACSPYFKELFKNNPCPHPIIFMRDCEVSHVRALLQFMYVGQVNIAQAQLSAFLRTADALQIRGLTDCSQHNDKKVNRKSPPSQLRNLLSAKPSHSTSSSKAASQNVESTSADDPEKNASRRSEINSPDAARNNLNEEASFQTSSQTRPNNDDFNQTCNYPTLRVKTDLEATEINTEENDILMDPGDYKEGVDTCQEFSATDLLEPKMEVLEQEASDEERSSFQPMYYNENNTLANPFATLQGNIDLMAGMNAELRDENSEGVVVSPGAGRWDGRRNRPVPDAVWLEQHRRALPFVLKRENERGAPAPRLIKLGEGVEIREELLRGVKWGDYRKVTRGLAAALFSPMELATCSVTGQRWSRAGQEARPTKPPLDRRRVHALISYVSRHFPDVEVSRIKQVLAYKCKENCAALRMRTASESSNYMLSAAARPAADDAPPAPPAPAPPPARAAYAPFEGAKGGGGAAGEEGEAPH encoded by the exons ATGGAAGGTACAGAACTGGGTGGCGACCAGCAATTCTGTTTGAGATGGAACAATTTTCAAGCAAATATAACTTCTCAATTCGAGGCACTGCGCGATGATGAGGACTTCGTGGATGTCACCCTGGCATGCGAGGGACACAGGCTCGAAGCCCACAAAGTGGTTCTTTCGGCATGTAGTCCTTATTTCAaggaattatttaaa AACAATCCATGTCCTCACCCAATAATATTTATGCGCGATTGTGAAGTGTCACATGTTCGTGCTCTTCTTCAGTTTATGTACGTGGGCCAGGTGAATATAGCGCAGGCGCAGCTCAGCGCGTTCTTACGCACCGCAGATGCGCTTCAGATACGCGGCCTCACTGATTGTTCACAACACAACGATAAA AAAGTGAATCGTAAGTCTCCACCTTCCCAACTACGTAATTTGCTCAGCGCCAAGCCGTCACATTCTACCTCCTCCTCCAAAGCCGCAAGCCAAAATGTGGAATCGACGTCTGCCGATGACCCCGAGAAGAATGCAAGTCGCCGTTCTGAGATAAATTCTCCCGATGCTGCCAGAAATAATCTCAACGAAGAAGCTTCCTTTCAAACTTCTAGTCAAACGAGGCCTAATAATGACGACTTTAACCAAACCTGTAACTACCCTACGTTGAGGGTGAAAACTGATCTCGAAGCAACTGAAATTAACACAGAAGAAAATGACATTCTTATGGATCCCGGAGATTATAAGGAAGGAGTGGACACGTGCCAAGAGTTCAGCGCGACCGACTTGCTCGAACCAAAAATGGAGGTCCTCGAGCAAGAAGCCAGCGACGAGGAACGTTCCAGTTTTCAGCCTATGTATTACAATGAAAACAACACTCTGGCGAATCCTTTCGCCACCTTACAAG GTAACATCGATCTCATGGCCGGAATGAACGCGGAGCTGCGAGACGAGAATTCGGAAG GTGTTGTGGTGTCGCCAGGTGCGGGTCGGTGGGACGGGCGACGGAACCGGCCGGTGCCGGACGCGGTGTGGCTCGAGCAGCATCGTCGCGCGCTGCCCTTCGTGCTCAAGCGCGAGAACGAGCGCGGCGCGCCCGCTCCTAGACTT ATAAAGCTGGGGGAGGGCGTGGAGATCCGCGAGGAGCTGCTGCGCGGCGTGAAGTGGGGGGACTACCGCAAGGTCACACGCGGGCTGGCCGCGGCGCTGTTCTCGCCCATGGAGCTGGCCACGTGCTCCGTGACGGGGCAGCGCTGGTCGCGCGCGGGGCAGGAGGCGCGGCCCACCAAGCCGCCGCTCGACCGCCGTCGCGTGCACGCGCTCATCTCCTACGTCAGCCGGCACTTCCCCGACGTCGAGGTCAGCCGCATCAAGCAGGTGCTCGCCTACAAGTGCAAGGAGAACTGCGCCGCGCTGCGCATGAGGACCGCCAG CGAGTCGAGCAACTACATGCTGAGTGCCGCGGCGCGCCCCGCCGCCGACgacgcgccccccgcgccccccgcgcccgcgccgccgcccgcgcgcgccgcctACGCGCCCTT CGAGGGTGCGAAGGGGGGCGGCGGGGCGGCGGGCGAGGAGGGCGAGGCGCCGCACTGA
- the LOC126770253 gene encoding modifier of mdg4-like isoform X5, producing MEGTELGGDQQFCLRWNNFQANITSQFEALRDDEDFVDVTLACEGHRLEAHKVVLSACSPYFKELFKNNPCPHPIIFMRDCEVSHVRALLQFMYVGQVNIAQAQLSAFLRTADALQIRGLTDCSQHNDKKVNRKSPPSQLRNLLSAKPSHSTSSSKAASQNVESTSADDPEKNASRRSEINSPDAARNNLNEEASFQTSSQTRPNNDDFNQTCNYPTLRVKTDLEATEINTEENDILMDPGDYKEGVDTCQEFSATDLLEPKMEVLEQEASDEERSSFQPMYYNENNTLANPFATLQGNIDLMAGMNAELRDENSEGVVVSPGAGRWDGRRNRPVPDAVWLEQHRRALPFVLKRENERGAPAPRLIKLGEGVEIREELLRGVKWGDYRKVTRGLAAALFSPMELATCSVTGQRWSRAGQEARPTKPPLDRRRVHALISYVSRHFPDVEVSRIKQVLAYKCKENCAALRMRTAR from the exons ATGGAAGGTACAGAACTGGGTGGCGACCAGCAATTCTGTTTGAGATGGAACAATTTTCAAGCAAATATAACTTCTCAATTCGAGGCACTGCGCGATGATGAGGACTTCGTGGATGTCACCCTGGCATGCGAGGGACACAGGCTCGAAGCCCACAAAGTGGTTCTTTCGGCATGTAGTCCTTATTTCAaggaattatttaaa AACAATCCATGTCCTCACCCAATAATATTTATGCGCGATTGTGAAGTGTCACATGTTCGTGCTCTTCTTCAGTTTATGTACGTGGGCCAGGTGAATATAGCGCAGGCGCAGCTCAGCGCGTTCTTACGCACCGCAGATGCGCTTCAGATACGCGGCCTCACTGATTGTTCACAACACAACGATAAA AAAGTGAATCGTAAGTCTCCACCTTCCCAACTACGTAATTTGCTCAGCGCCAAGCCGTCACATTCTACCTCCTCCTCCAAAGCCGCAAGCCAAAATGTGGAATCGACGTCTGCCGATGACCCCGAGAAGAATGCAAGTCGCCGTTCTGAGATAAATTCTCCCGATGCTGCCAGAAATAATCTCAACGAAGAAGCTTCCTTTCAAACTTCTAGTCAAACGAGGCCTAATAATGACGACTTTAACCAAACCTGTAACTACCCTACGTTGAGGGTGAAAACTGATCTCGAAGCAACTGAAATTAACACAGAAGAAAATGACATTCTTATGGATCCCGGAGATTATAAGGAAGGAGTGGACACGTGCCAAGAGTTCAGCGCGACCGACTTGCTCGAACCAAAAATGGAGGTCCTCGAGCAAGAAGCCAGCGACGAGGAACGTTCCAGTTTTCAGCCTATGTATTACAATGAAAACAACACTCTGGCGAATCCTTTCGCCACCTTACAAG GTAACATCGATCTCATGGCCGGAATGAACGCGGAGCTGCGAGACGAGAATTCGGAAG GTGTTGTGGTGTCGCCAGGTGCGGGTCGGTGGGACGGGCGACGGAACCGGCCGGTGCCGGACGCGGTGTGGCTCGAGCAGCATCGTCGCGCGCTGCCCTTCGTGCTCAAGCGCGAGAACGAGCGCGGCGCGCCCGCTCCTAGACTT ATAAAGCTGGGGGAGGGCGTGGAGATCCGCGAGGAGCTGCTGCGCGGCGTGAAGTGGGGGGACTACCGCAAGGTCACACGCGGGCTGGCCGCGGCGCTGTTCTCGCCCATGGAGCTGGCCACGTGCTCCGTGACGGGGCAGCGCTGGTCGCGCGCGGGGCAGGAGGCGCGGCCCACCAAGCCGCCGCTCGACCGCCGTCGCGTGCACGCGCTCATCTCCTACGTCAGCCGGCACTTCCCCGACGTCGAGGTCAGCCGCATCAAGCAGGTGCTCGCCTACAAGTGCAAGGAGAACTGCGCCGCGCTGCGCATGAGGACCGCCAGGTGA
- the LOC126770139 gene encoding ribosome maturation protein SBDS: MSKIFTPTNQIRLTNVAIVRLKKGGKRFEIACYRNKVVSWRNKLEKDIDEVLQTHTVFTNVSKGQVAKKDDLVKVFGKDDQTEICKEILEKGELQVSDKERHSQIDALFKDIATTVADKCVNPETKRPYPVSIIEKAMKDIHFSVNVNKSAKQQCLDVIPLIKKDIPLERAQMRVRILLSGKDARKVRDKSVKLATNVEEENWESGTANIICLIDPGSFRILDEMIKTETKGTGQFELLNLKEMIEGEQAL; this comes from the exons atgTCTAAAATATTCACTCCAACAAATCAAATTCGCTTAACAAACGTCGCCATCGTAAGGTTAAAAAAAGGTGGTAAAAGGTTTGAGATAGCATGTTACAGAAATAAAGTAGTATCTTGGagaaataaatt agAGAAAGATATTGATGAAGTACTACAAACTCATACTGTATTTACCAATGTGTCGAAGGGTCAAGTAGCTAAAAAGGATGATTTGGTTAAAGTGTTTGGCAAAGATGATCAAACTGAAATTTGCAAAGAAATATTAGAGAAAGGTGAACTACAAGTTTCAGACAAGGAAAGGCATTCTCAAATAGACGCACTTTTTAAAGATATTGCTACTACTGTAGCAGATAAGTGTGTGAATCCTGAAACTAAAAGACCATATCCAGTATCTATCATAGAAAAGGCGATGAAAGACATACATTTTTCAGTGAATGTAAATAAGAGTGCAAAACAACAATGTCTTGATGTAatacctttaataaaaaaagatatacctCTTGAACGAGCTCAGATGAGGGTAAGAATTTTGTTAAGTGGGAAAGATGCTCGTAAGGTGAGAGATAAATCAGTCAAACTGGCTACTAATGTAGAGGAAGAGAATTGGGAATCTGGCACAGCAAATATAATATGCCTTATTGATCCTGGAAGCTTTAGAATATTAGATGAAATGATTAAAACAGAAACTAAAGGCACTGGCCAGTTTGAATTATTAAACCTTAAGGAAATGATTGAAGGTGAACAAGCACTTTAA
- the LOC126770145 gene encoding gametogenetin-binding protein 2-like, with product MAKLVDIYNCDKDPVIKRKQLPLTIYDNLTMIMDLNTMGLIFDSPQVKGREYDEFIRKYRTLTTDELKSALRVDASDIFNVLNQSIPCVGCRRSVERLFYQLCKSGHPTLDPLILTPDEIMTIREDKITNPQSLATLLNGHSSGLECLILSQPRWKKSQRCTLHSLEAGTARGWGATSGCGWGWGAWGWGGRTAWCAAWDAMRTSAREHVTLVHFNTLHDTLHNYLRKHRFCADCKTKVLRAYQLLVEEKEPQKEKGYVGALYGGIKRCLLDKHLHLQAKTDYIAHLIARAEPELFGNHREKHAKTLEIAQEEVLICLGICIYERLQRISLRLREEENTCQILAAVGVEALYRKFETAVELKSGVSKLQLLYEEITQEELTRQQRKEQKKLKKRKKKERQAVEGKCKEADSEEPEDKCQCEECLLEERDTPTDLLTTRDFNQCFDGIQSNGDSCLSCQEDFTKLCSPKKLGKKLTKNGNLSPTEHSQDCGYSSGNNGGCCETMSGSSSLMSSPEGSEVACSEGFCNHERGDCLDMPKHDKISCTGFTLSLQEMLDTCSSDEEKDTSYIPIEEVLEFKSRRNITEKRQELRQNLRQKFAQLCVNTPQLPSVMLKQGKNPV from the exons ATGGCTAAATTAGtcgatatatataattgtgataAAGATCCCGTTATCAAGAGAAAACAACTGCCGTTAACTATTTACGACAATTTAACT ATGATTATGGATCTAAATACCATGGGCCTTATTTTTGATAGTCCTCAAGTAAAAGGTCGGGAGTATGATGAATTTATCCGCAAATACAGAACTCTGACGACAGATGAATTAAAGTCGGCACTTAGAGTTGACGCTTccgatatatttaatgttttaaatcaaaGCATTCCTTGTGTTGGTTGTCGAAGAAG tgTGGAAAgacttttttatcaattatgtaAATCAGGACATCCAACTTTAGATCCATTAATTTTGACACCAGATGAAATTATGACTATAAGAGaagataaaataacaaatcCACAGTCCTTAGCGACATTGTTAAATGGACACAg TTCTGGTCTTGAATGCCTTATCTTGAGTCAACCTAGATGGAAAAAGTCCCAGCGGTGTACATTACATTCATTAGAAGCTGGCACTGCCAGAGGTTGGGGTGCCACATCTGGCTGTGGTTGGGGCTGGGGTGCGTGGGGGTGGGGTGGTCGCACTGCATGGTGTGCAGCGTGGGACGCCATGCGTACCTCAGCAAGAGAACATGTCACCTTAGTTCATTTTAACACTTTACATGATACTCTTCACAACTATCTCAGAAAACACAGATTTTGTGCCGACTGTAAAACTAAG gTATTAAGAGCTTATCAGTTATTAGTTGAAGAGAAAGAGCCACAAAAAGAGAAAGGTTATGTTGGTGCCTTATACGGAGGTATAAAACGGTGTTTGTTAGACAAACATCTGCACTTACAAGCAAAGACAGACTACATTGCACACCTTATAGCTAGAGCTGAGCCTGAACTGTTTGGAAACCATCGTGAAAAACATGCCAAAACTTTAGAAATTGCACAGGAAGAG GTCCTAATTTGCCTTGGAATATGCATCTATGAGCGGCTGCAAAGAATTTCACTTAGACTGCGCGAAGAAGAAAACACATGTCAAATCCTTGCAGCAGTTGGAGTAGAAGCATTGTATCGTAAATTTGAGACGGCCGTTGAACTCAAGAGTGGTGTATCAAAACTTCAACTGTTATATGAAGAAATAACACAAGAAGAATTAACAAGACAGCAACGAAAAGAAcagaaaaaacttaaaaaaaggaAGAAGAAGGAACGCCAGGCTGTTGAGGGCAAAtgcaaa GAAGCTGATTCAGAGGAACCTGAAGACAAGTGCCAATGTGAAGAATGTTTATTAGAAGAAAGAGATACTCCAACCGATTTGCTAACAACTCGTGATTTCAACCAGTGCTTTGATGGAATACAATCAAATGGTGATAGTTGTCTATCATGTCAAGAAGATTTTACAAAACTTTGTTCTCCAAAGAAGTTAGgaaaaaaactaactaaaaatGGTAACTTATCACCTACTGAACATTCTCAAGACTGTGGTTACTCATCTGGTAATAATGGTGGTTGCTGTGAAACAATGTCTGGTTCATCTTCTTTAATGAGTTCTCCAGAAGGTTCTGAGGTTGCTTGTTCAGAAGGATTTTGTAATCACGAACGAGGAGATTGTTTGGACATGCCCAAACATGACAAAATTTCATGCACTGGTTTCACACTTTCTCTGCAAGAAATGTTG gACACATGTTCATCAGATGAAGAAAAAGACACCAGTTATATTCCCATTGAAGAAGTACTGGAATTTAAATCACGGAGAAACATTACAGAAAAAAGGCAAGAGCTAAGACAGAATTTAAGACAAAAGTTTGCTCAGTTATGTGTGAATACACCACAACTACCATCTGTAATGCTTAAGCAGGGTAAAAATCccgtataa